The Lampris incognitus isolate fLamInc1 chromosome 17, fLamInc1.hap2, whole genome shotgun sequence genome contains a region encoding:
- the ctbp2l gene encoding C-terminal binding protein 2, like isoform X2, with translation MSLTDKHKVKRQRLDRICEGIRPQIMNGPMHPRPLVALLDGRDCTVEMPILKDLATVAFCDAQSTQEIHEKVLNEAVGAMMYHTITLTREDLEKFKALRIIIRIGSGYDNIDIKAAGELGIAVCNIPSAAVEETADSTMCHILNLYRRNTWLYQALREGTRVQSVEQIREVASGAARIRGETLGLIGFGRSGQAVAVRAKVFGFNVIFYDPYLQDGLERSLGVQRVYTLQDLLYQSDCVSLHCNLNEHNHHLINDFTIKQMRQGAFLVNAARGGLVDEKALAQALKEGRIRGAALDVHETEPFSFAQGPLKDAPNLICTPHTAWYSEQASLEMREAAATEIRRAITGRIPDSLRNCVNKEFFVTTAPWAVMDQPGVHPELNGAAYRYPPGVVGVAPGGIPGALEGMVPGGVPIAHTLPSGTHPSQAPSPNQPSKHGETREHLTEQ, from the exons GTATCCGACCCCAGATTATGAATGGGCCCATGCATCCACGCCCCCTGGTGGCGCTGCTGGATGGGCGCGACTGCACCGTGGAGATGCCCATCCTCAAAGACCTGGCCACCGTTGCCTTCTGTGACGCCCAGTCCACACAGGAGATCCACGAGAAG GTGCTTAATGAAGCGGTGGGAGCCATGATGTACCACACCATCACCCTGACCAGAGAGGACCTGGAGAAGTTCAAAGCTCTACGCATCATCATCCGCATCGGCAGCGGCTACGACAACATCGATATCAAGGCTGCTGGGGAGCTGG GTATTGCGGTGTGTAACATCCCATCAGCGGCGGTAGAGGAGACGGCAGACTCCACCATGTGCCACATCCTCAACCTGTACCGGCGAAACACCTGGCTCTACCAGGCCCTCCGGGAGGGCACGCGGGTCCAGAGTGTCGAGCAGATCCGCGAGGTGGCGTCCGGCGCCGCGCGCATCCGAGGAGAAACCCTGGGACTCATCGGCTTCG GTCGTTCGGGGCAGGCGGTGGCAGTGCGAGCGAAGGTGTTCGGCTTCAACGTCATCTTCTACGACCCCTACCTGCAGGACGGCTTGGAGCGCTCACTGGGCGTCCAGCGGGTCTACACCCTCCAGGACCTGCTCTACCAGAGCGACTGTGTGTCCCTGCACTGCAACCTGAATGAACACAACCATCACCTCATCAATGACTTCACCATCAAacag ATGCGTCAGGGGGCTTTCCTGGTCAATGCGGCGCGAGGTGGCCTGGTGGACGAGAAGGCCCTCGCCCAGGCCCTGAAGGAGGGCAGGATACGCGGGGCTGCCTTGGATGTCCATGAAACGGAGCCCTTCAG TTTTGCCCAGGGCCCTCTGAAGGATGCCCCAAATCTGATCTGCACACCTCACACAGCCTGGTATAGCGAGCAGGCCTCTCTGGAGATGAGGGAGGCTGCTGCCACCGAGATCCGAAGAGCCATCACCG GCCGTATCCCCGACAGCCTAAGAAACTGCGTCAACAAGGAGTTCTTCGTCACCACAGCACCATGGGCGGTCATGGACCAGCCAGGCGTCCACCCTGAACTTAATGGCGCAGCCTACAG GTACCCGCCGGGTGTGGTGGGAGTGGCTCCGGGTGGCATTCCAGGGGCATTAGAGGGCATGGTGCCAGGCGGCGTGCCCATCGCTCACACCCTGCCCTCTGGTACACACCCCTCGCAGGCCCCATCGCCCAACCAGCCCTCCAAACACGGTGAGACCAGAGAGCACCTCACCGAGCAATAG
- the ctbp2l gene encoding C-terminal binding protein 2, like isoform X1 → MSLTDKHKVKRQRLDRICEGKGGIRPQIMNGPMHPRPLVALLDGRDCTVEMPILKDLATVAFCDAQSTQEIHEKVLNEAVGAMMYHTITLTREDLEKFKALRIIIRIGSGYDNIDIKAAGELGIAVCNIPSAAVEETADSTMCHILNLYRRNTWLYQALREGTRVQSVEQIREVASGAARIRGETLGLIGFGRSGQAVAVRAKVFGFNVIFYDPYLQDGLERSLGVQRVYTLQDLLYQSDCVSLHCNLNEHNHHLINDFTIKQMRQGAFLVNAARGGLVDEKALAQALKEGRIRGAALDVHETEPFSFAQGPLKDAPNLICTPHTAWYSEQASLEMREAAATEIRRAITGRIPDSLRNCVNKEFFVTTAPWAVMDQPGVHPELNGAAYRYPPGVVGVAPGGIPGALEGMVPGGVPIAHTLPSGTHPSQAPSPNQPSKHGETREHLTEQ, encoded by the exons GTATCCGACCCCAGATTATGAATGGGCCCATGCATCCACGCCCCCTGGTGGCGCTGCTGGATGGGCGCGACTGCACCGTGGAGATGCCCATCCTCAAAGACCTGGCCACCGTTGCCTTCTGTGACGCCCAGTCCACACAGGAGATCCACGAGAAG GTGCTTAATGAAGCGGTGGGAGCCATGATGTACCACACCATCACCCTGACCAGAGAGGACCTGGAGAAGTTCAAAGCTCTACGCATCATCATCCGCATCGGCAGCGGCTACGACAACATCGATATCAAGGCTGCTGGGGAGCTGG GTATTGCGGTGTGTAACATCCCATCAGCGGCGGTAGAGGAGACGGCAGACTCCACCATGTGCCACATCCTCAACCTGTACCGGCGAAACACCTGGCTCTACCAGGCCCTCCGGGAGGGCACGCGGGTCCAGAGTGTCGAGCAGATCCGCGAGGTGGCGTCCGGCGCCGCGCGCATCCGAGGAGAAACCCTGGGACTCATCGGCTTCG GTCGTTCGGGGCAGGCGGTGGCAGTGCGAGCGAAGGTGTTCGGCTTCAACGTCATCTTCTACGACCCCTACCTGCAGGACGGCTTGGAGCGCTCACTGGGCGTCCAGCGGGTCTACACCCTCCAGGACCTGCTCTACCAGAGCGACTGTGTGTCCCTGCACTGCAACCTGAATGAACACAACCATCACCTCATCAATGACTTCACCATCAAacag ATGCGTCAGGGGGCTTTCCTGGTCAATGCGGCGCGAGGTGGCCTGGTGGACGAGAAGGCCCTCGCCCAGGCCCTGAAGGAGGGCAGGATACGCGGGGCTGCCTTGGATGTCCATGAAACGGAGCCCTTCAG TTTTGCCCAGGGCCCTCTGAAGGATGCCCCAAATCTGATCTGCACACCTCACACAGCCTGGTATAGCGAGCAGGCCTCTCTGGAGATGAGGGAGGCTGCTGCCACCGAGATCCGAAGAGCCATCACCG GCCGTATCCCCGACAGCCTAAGAAACTGCGTCAACAAGGAGTTCTTCGTCACCACAGCACCATGGGCGGTCATGGACCAGCCAGGCGTCCACCCTGAACTTAATGGCGCAGCCTACAG GTACCCGCCGGGTGTGGTGGGAGTGGCTCCGGGTGGCATTCCAGGGGCATTAGAGGGCATGGTGCCAGGCGGCGTGCCCATCGCTCACACCCTGCCCTCTGGTACACACCCCTCGCAGGCCCCATCGCCCAACCAGCCCTCCAAACACGGTGAGACCAGAGAGCACCTCACCGAGCAATAG
- the ctbp2l gene encoding C-terminal binding protein 2, like isoform X4 yields MSLTDKHKVKRQRLDRICEGIRPQIMNGPMHPRPLVALLDGRDCTVEMPILKDLATVAFCDAQSTQEIHEKVLNEAVGAMMYHTITLTREDLEKFKALRIIIRIGSGYDNIDIKAAGELGIAVCNIPSAAVEETADSTMCHILNLYRRNTWLYQALREGTRVQSVEQIREVASGAARIRGETLGLIGFGRSGQAVAVRAKVFGFNVIFYDPYLQDGLERSLGVQRVYTLQDLLYQSDCVSLHCNLNEHNHHLINDFTIKQMRQGAFLVNAARGGLVDEKALAQALKEGRIRGAALDVHETEPFSFAQGPLKDAPNLICTPHTAWYSEQASLEMREAAATEIRRAITGRIPDSLRNCVNKEFFVTTAPWAVMDQPGVHPELNGAAYSQVNQTLPALTTAVPQDKINA; encoded by the exons GTATCCGACCCCAGATTATGAATGGGCCCATGCATCCACGCCCCCTGGTGGCGCTGCTGGATGGGCGCGACTGCACCGTGGAGATGCCCATCCTCAAAGACCTGGCCACCGTTGCCTTCTGTGACGCCCAGTCCACACAGGAGATCCACGAGAAG GTGCTTAATGAAGCGGTGGGAGCCATGATGTACCACACCATCACCCTGACCAGAGAGGACCTGGAGAAGTTCAAAGCTCTACGCATCATCATCCGCATCGGCAGCGGCTACGACAACATCGATATCAAGGCTGCTGGGGAGCTGG GTATTGCGGTGTGTAACATCCCATCAGCGGCGGTAGAGGAGACGGCAGACTCCACCATGTGCCACATCCTCAACCTGTACCGGCGAAACACCTGGCTCTACCAGGCCCTCCGGGAGGGCACGCGGGTCCAGAGTGTCGAGCAGATCCGCGAGGTGGCGTCCGGCGCCGCGCGCATCCGAGGAGAAACCCTGGGACTCATCGGCTTCG GTCGTTCGGGGCAGGCGGTGGCAGTGCGAGCGAAGGTGTTCGGCTTCAACGTCATCTTCTACGACCCCTACCTGCAGGACGGCTTGGAGCGCTCACTGGGCGTCCAGCGGGTCTACACCCTCCAGGACCTGCTCTACCAGAGCGACTGTGTGTCCCTGCACTGCAACCTGAATGAACACAACCATCACCTCATCAATGACTTCACCATCAAacag ATGCGTCAGGGGGCTTTCCTGGTCAATGCGGCGCGAGGTGGCCTGGTGGACGAGAAGGCCCTCGCCCAGGCCCTGAAGGAGGGCAGGATACGCGGGGCTGCCTTGGATGTCCATGAAACGGAGCCCTTCAG TTTTGCCCAGGGCCCTCTGAAGGATGCCCCAAATCTGATCTGCACACCTCACACAGCCTGGTATAGCGAGCAGGCCTCTCTGGAGATGAGGGAGGCTGCTGCCACCGAGATCCGAAGAGCCATCACCG GCCGTATCCCCGACAGCCTAAGAAACTGCGTCAACAAGGAGTTCTTCGTCACCACAGCACCATGGGCGGTCATGGACCAGCCAGGCGTCCACCCTGAACTTAATGGCGCAGCCTACAG CCAAGTGAACCAAACTCTTCCAGCCCTAACAACCGCTGTCCCCCAAGACAAAATTAATGCCTAG
- the ctbp2l gene encoding C-terminal binding protein 2, like isoform X3, translated as MSLTDKHKVKRQRLDRICEGKGGIRPQIMNGPMHPRPLVALLDGRDCTVEMPILKDLATVAFCDAQSTQEIHEKVLNEAVGAMMYHTITLTREDLEKFKALRIIIRIGSGYDNIDIKAAGELGIAVCNIPSAAVEETADSTMCHILNLYRRNTWLYQALREGTRVQSVEQIREVASGAARIRGETLGLIGFGRSGQAVAVRAKVFGFNVIFYDPYLQDGLERSLGVQRVYTLQDLLYQSDCVSLHCNLNEHNHHLINDFTIKQMRQGAFLVNAARGGLVDEKALAQALKEGRIRGAALDVHETEPFSFAQGPLKDAPNLICTPHTAWYSEQASLEMREAAATEIRRAITGRIPDSLRNCVNKEFFVTTAPWAVMDQPGVHPELNGAAYSQVNQTLPALTTAVPQDKINA; from the exons GTATCCGACCCCAGATTATGAATGGGCCCATGCATCCACGCCCCCTGGTGGCGCTGCTGGATGGGCGCGACTGCACCGTGGAGATGCCCATCCTCAAAGACCTGGCCACCGTTGCCTTCTGTGACGCCCAGTCCACACAGGAGATCCACGAGAAG GTGCTTAATGAAGCGGTGGGAGCCATGATGTACCACACCATCACCCTGACCAGAGAGGACCTGGAGAAGTTCAAAGCTCTACGCATCATCATCCGCATCGGCAGCGGCTACGACAACATCGATATCAAGGCTGCTGGGGAGCTGG GTATTGCGGTGTGTAACATCCCATCAGCGGCGGTAGAGGAGACGGCAGACTCCACCATGTGCCACATCCTCAACCTGTACCGGCGAAACACCTGGCTCTACCAGGCCCTCCGGGAGGGCACGCGGGTCCAGAGTGTCGAGCAGATCCGCGAGGTGGCGTCCGGCGCCGCGCGCATCCGAGGAGAAACCCTGGGACTCATCGGCTTCG GTCGTTCGGGGCAGGCGGTGGCAGTGCGAGCGAAGGTGTTCGGCTTCAACGTCATCTTCTACGACCCCTACCTGCAGGACGGCTTGGAGCGCTCACTGGGCGTCCAGCGGGTCTACACCCTCCAGGACCTGCTCTACCAGAGCGACTGTGTGTCCCTGCACTGCAACCTGAATGAACACAACCATCACCTCATCAATGACTTCACCATCAAacag ATGCGTCAGGGGGCTTTCCTGGTCAATGCGGCGCGAGGTGGCCTGGTGGACGAGAAGGCCCTCGCCCAGGCCCTGAAGGAGGGCAGGATACGCGGGGCTGCCTTGGATGTCCATGAAACGGAGCCCTTCAG TTTTGCCCAGGGCCCTCTGAAGGATGCCCCAAATCTGATCTGCACACCTCACACAGCCTGGTATAGCGAGCAGGCCTCTCTGGAGATGAGGGAGGCTGCTGCCACCGAGATCCGAAGAGCCATCACCG GCCGTATCCCCGACAGCCTAAGAAACTGCGTCAACAAGGAGTTCTTCGTCACCACAGCACCATGGGCGGTCATGGACCAGCCAGGCGTCCACCCTGAACTTAATGGCGCAGCCTACAG CCAAGTGAACCAAACTCTTCCAGCCCTAACAACCGCTGTCCCCCAAGACAAAATTAATGCCTAG